One genomic segment of Brassica oleracea var. oleracea cultivar TO1000 unplaced genomic scaffold, BOL UnpScaffold00779, whole genome shotgun sequence includes these proteins:
- the LOC106320051 gene encoding uncharacterized protein LOC106320051: MSPYEALYRRPCKTPMCWTEVGERRMFGSPIVQETMIKLEMIQTNMKKAQDRQKKHADQSRREKGKDRFGKVGKLAVRFIGPYNIIGKVGEVAYRLDLPEDMHLHPVFQVSMLRKHIQNPSAVEPERLEELGTNLTYPEGPIRLGERRIRKLKNREIAQVQVFWGRQNRIHVTWEDEARFKADHPEFFREDVVMEEGSPSEP, from the exons ATGTCTCCTTATGAAGCGTTATACAGAAGGCCATGCAAAACACCTATGTGTTGGACGGAAGTGGGCGAAAGGAGAATGTTTGGGTCACCTATCGTTCAGGAGACCATGATTAAGCTAGAGATGATTCAGACTAACATGAAGAAGGCTCAGGACCGTCAAAAGAAGCACGCGGACCAGTCAAGAAGAGAG AAAGGGAAGGACAGATTTGGCAAGGTCGGGAAACTTGCGGTCAGATTCATTGGTCCATACAATATCATCGGAAAAGTTGGTGAGGTTGCTTACCGATTGGATCTACCTGAGGATATGCATCTACATCCTGTATTCCAAGTTTCCATGCTTAGGAAACATATACAGAATCCAAGTGCTGTTGAACCCGAGAGACTAGAGGAGTTGGGGACGAACCTTACGTATCCGGAAGGACCAATCAGATTAGGAGAACGACGTATTCGGAAGCTGAAGAATCGTGAGATTGCTCAAGTGCAAGTATTCTGGGGAAGACAAAACAGGATTCATGTTACTTGGGAGGATGAAGCGAGATTTAAGGCCGATCACCCAGAGTTTTTCCGAGAGGACGTTGTGATGGAAGAAGGAAGCCCCTCAGAACCttag
- the LOC106320052 gene encoding uncharacterized protein LOC106320052, which translates to MNSASNGDFMTQTTDGAFELIENMAATSANNNEESDCSKKGNSSDTQKIDELTAKFDQLLKNNQGHVFSMEQATTGQIQKQNQRQPQSNRQAVPAAGNSQPDELKGLGMMMQQLLHGMQIQGKALNQVSTDINTRMDNMFTELNTKYDTVSNHIKRIDVQLAQTAESVKRQQGMLPGKSAMNPRVEHCNATELRCEKPEGKEPEQLSAETAPGAEERTEQPASSEVTAPDELAETPPVRVCVPKVPYPIPPRHLMDPISAEQLAGESREEIKVLFTEALTPSLKVLPKVDDPGKFAFPCSIAGVEFKEALCDSGSSVNLVSKAIVDELSIVDVEPSLVTLAFANSSMAVPYSTIRNLPVQVGNCVLHTEFHFAEMSKDHEMPLIFGARTVLGIG; encoded by the exons ATGAATTCTGCcagcaatggagacttcatgactcagacAACTGATGGAGCGTTtgagctgattgagaacatggctgcCACCTCAGCCAATAATAACGAGGAGAGTGATTGCTCCAAGAAAGGGAACAGTTCTGACACCCAGAAGATAGATGAGCTGACTGCCAAGTTTGATCAGCTACTGAAAAACAACCAAGGGCACGTCTTCAGCATGGAGCAAGCTACGACCGGGCAGATTCAGAAACAGAACCAGCGACAACCGCAGAGCAATCGGCAAGCTGTTCCAGCTGCCGGTAATAGTCAaccagatgagctgaagggtctgggtatgatgatgcaacagcTGTTGCACGGTATGCAGATTCAGGGCAAGGCATTGAATCAGGTTTCTACTGACATCAACACCAGgatggacaacatgttcacCGAGCTGAATACAAAGTATGATACTGTGAGCAACCACATAAAGAGGATTGATGTTCAACTTGCTCAAACAGCTGAGAGTGTTAAGAGGCAGCAAGGTATGCTTCCTGGAAAGAGTGCGATGAATCCTAGGGTTGAGCACTGTAATGCAACAGAGCTGAGATGTGAGAAACCTGAGGGAAAAGAACCAGAGCAACTGTCTGCTGAGACTGCTCCAGGCGCAGAAGAGAGAACAGAGCAGCCTGCTAGCTCTGAAGTGACTGCTCCCGACGAACTTGCTGAGACTCCACCAGTTCGAGTCTGTGTTCCTAAGGTTCCATATCCAATTCCACCTAGACATTTGATGGATCCTATTAGTGCAGAGCAGCTAGCTGG AGAATCTCGGGAGGAAATCAAGGTACTCTTTACTGAAGCACTGACACCATCGCTGAAGGTACTGCCTAAGGTTGATGACCCTGGAAAGTTTGCTTTTCCTTGTTCCATTGCTGGAGTGGAATTCAAGGAAGCTCTTTGTGATTCTGGGTCTAGTGTGAACCTTGTCTCAAAAGCGATTGTAGACGAGTTGAGCATTGTTGATGTTGAGCCTTCTCTGGTGACTCTggcttttgcaaactcttccatgGCAGTCCCTTATAGCACAATTCGTAACCTTCCTGTCCAAGTTGGGAACTGTGTTCTCCATACAGAATTTCATTTTGCTGAGATGAGCAAGGATCATGAGATGCCTTTAATCTTTGGAGCCCGAACCGTTCTAGGCATAGGTTGA
- the LOC106320050 gene encoding uncharacterized protein LOC106320050, protein MPDWRVPAFVYTPKVHYPVPAKKSRKDCEEMKCKKMLEELNVKLSLMDAIQMIPSMRSLVKGLVSGKTSADSDIMMVSKECSAVLQNRTIRKLEDPGKFVLSVQIEKTVFACSLCDSGSNVNLMPYSVAKRMGLTNFKPTRISLVFADRSVKMPVGVLEDLQVQIGNTTVPADFVVLELEDEPKDPLILGRPFLCTDGAIIDVRHGRIDLQLGDIVMKFEMDELLKRPMIDGQNFTIDDENAALTPQEGMIEEILVDDPLEVALIRAESEQNTCNMDADGYKKMLDSNESIEKTVAFLSLGRRAVRFHQKEQLLLTSRTSRPTCSMIPEANSRLQISN, encoded by the coding sequence ATGCCAGATTGGCGTGTTCCTGCTTTCGTCTACACTCCAAAAGTTCACTACCCAGTCCCTGCTAAGAAGTCACGTAAGGATTGCGAAGAGATGAAGTGCAAGAAGATGCTAGAGGAGTTGAATGTCAAGCTATCTCTCATGGACGCAATTCAGATGATTCCCTCAATGCGCAGTCTTGTGAAAGGGCTGGTCTCTGGGAAGACCTCTGCAGACAGCGATATCATGATGGTCTCAAAAGAATGCAGCGCAGTCCTTCAAAACAGAACAATCAGGAAACTGGAAGATCCTGGAAAATTTGTCCTCTCGGTTCAGATTGAAAAAACAGTTTTCGCCTGTTCCTTATGTGATTCAGGTTCCAATGTGAATCTCATGCCCTATTCAGTTGCAAAACGTATGGGACTAACCAACTTCAAGCCTACTAGGATTTCGTTGGTGTTCGCGGACAGATCAGTCAAGATGCCAGTAGGTGTTCTCGAAGACCTACAAGTGCAAATTGGCAACACCACTGTGCCGGCGGACTTCGTGGTCCTGGAACTAGAAGATGAACCAAAAGACCCTCTCATTCTGGGACGACCCTTCTTATGCACAGATGGTGCAATCATTGATGTGCGTCATGGGAGGATCGATCTCCAACTAGGAGATATTGTGATGAAGTTCGAGATGGACGAGCTGCTCAAACGGCCTATGATAGATGGTCAGAACTTCACGATTGACGACGAGAACGCCGCCTTGACCCCTCAAGAAGGGATGATTGAAGAAATCCTCGTAGATGATCCTTTAGAAGTGGCTCTGATACGTGCCGAGTCCGAGCAGAACACGTGCAACATGGATGCTGATGGGTACAAAAAGATGTTAGACTCGAATGAAAGCATTGAGAAGACGGTCGCTTTTCTAAGTCTGGGAAGACGAGCAGTCAGATTTCACCAGAAGGAGCAATTGCTCCTAACAAGCCGGACAAGCCGACCAACCTGCTCGATGATTCCTGAAGCAAACTCAAGGCTCCAAATATCGAATTAA